The following proteins are encoded in a genomic region of Aquifex aeolicus VF5:
- a CDS encoding methionine adenosyltransferase yields the protein MKNIVVTPMTFEPVYEQDAEIVERKGIGHPDTICDYLAEELSVALSKLYIERFGAIMHHNVDKALLVGGEANPVFGGGEVISPIEIYLVGRALKEYKGVTIPAEELAIEVAREWLKDNIRNLDPDTHVIIKPRIKPGSKDLVDLFLRFQQKGEVPLANDTSFGVGFAPLDDLERIVFETEQLLNSPSFKENHPYVGEDIKVMGVRIKDKVRITIACAFVSKYVENIQDYLEKKEHVRRIVEEMAQGLTQRQVEVFINTADDPERESVYITVTGTSAEQGDDGQVGRGNRVNGLITPYRPMSLEAAAGKNPVSHIGKIYNVVANVIADRVVSEIEEVEEAYCYLVSQIGKPINEPQVCDVKVRTKKDLKSLEEEIKRIAQEELEKMPETWKKFLNREYAVA from the coding sequence TTGAAAAACATAGTAGTTACCCCCATGACCTTTGAACCCGTTTACGAGCAAGATGCGGAAATTGTTGAAAGAAAAGGCATAGGTCACCCGGACACCATATGCGACTATCTGGCGGAAGAGCTCTCCGTTGCGCTTTCAAAACTTTACATAGAGAGATTCGGGGCTATTATGCACCACAACGTGGATAAAGCCCTTCTGGTAGGTGGTGAGGCGAATCCCGTTTTCGGCGGAGGAGAGGTAATATCCCCCATAGAGATATACCTCGTAGGAAGAGCTCTCAAGGAGTACAAGGGGGTAACGATTCCCGCAGAAGAGCTCGCGATAGAAGTGGCAAGGGAGTGGCTGAAAGATAACATAAGGAACCTTGATCCTGACACACACGTGATAATAAAGCCAAGGATTAAGCCCGGAAGCAAGGACCTGGTGGACCTTTTTCTGAGATTTCAACAAAAGGGAGAGGTTCCCCTAGCCAACGATACCTCCTTTGGAGTAGGCTTTGCACCCCTTGACGACCTAGAGAGAATAGTCTTCGAAACGGAACAGCTCCTTAACTCTCCTTCCTTTAAAGAAAATCACCCTTACGTCGGAGAAGACATAAAGGTAATGGGAGTGAGGATAAAGGATAAGGTCAGGATTACGATAGCTTGTGCCTTCGTTAGCAAGTACGTTGAAAACATTCAGGATTACCTGGAAAAGAAAGAGCACGTAAGAAGAATAGTTGAGGAAATGGCACAGGGTTTGACGCAGAGACAGGTAGAAGTTTTCATAAACACCGCGGACGATCCTGAAAGGGAAAGCGTCTACATAACCGTTACCGGAACCTCTGCGGAACAGGGAGACGACGGACAGGTGGGAAGGGGAAACAGAGTAAACGGACTCATTACTCCTTACAGACCCATGAGCCTGGAAGCCGCGGCGGGTAAGAACCCCGTTTCCCATATAGGGAAGATTTACAACGTCGTTGCCAATGTGATAGCGGACAGGGTAGTGAGTGAAATAGAAGAGGTTGAAGAAGCGTACTGCTACCTTGTTTCCCAGATAGGAAAACCTATAAACGAACCGCAGGTGTGTGACGTAAAGGTTAGAACGAAGAAAGATTTAAAGAGCCTTGAAGAGGAAATAAAGAGGATCGCTCAGGAAGAACTCGAAAAGATGCCCGAAACTTGGAAGAAGTTCCTCAACAGGGAGTATGCGGTAGCCTAA
- the sreA gene encoding sulfur reductase subunit SreA: MLIRPISFAYNPLRKCDCKWKSLRLILNGSTGGLKMEIGGSFYERKYYSTCYMCACRCGIEVYVRNGKVTYIKGNDDHPLNKGVLCAKGSSGIMKEYSPARLRKPLLRVGPRGSGQFKEIEWDEALEIAAKWIKEAAQKNPSKVAFFTGRDQMQAINGWFAGQIGTLNWAAHGGFCSVNVAAAGLMSVGYSFWEFGDPDFEHTKYFMMIGVAEDHASNPFKLGIQELKRRGGKFVFVNPVRWSYGAIADEWVPIKPGTDGAFILGLAHVLFKYNLIDWEFLKEFTNAPWLVIQAPGTPKDGLFYRNEEGKPMVFDKKSNSFKPADRIVPEDLDPAFIGEFETPEGYKVRPAFDIFAERIVKDYTPEKVEKITGIPAETIERIAKELGVTALYNPIELPIEWTDVWGRKHKKMVGRPVSFHIMRGIASHTNGYQTARAVFVLMMLLGCIDRPGGHLAKPPYPKHIEDLPKPKKIKSLDELEFGKPYGPHLGIPQSPDDLLVDEKGNPLRIDRAYSWEFPIAAHGCIQNVIPAAYQKDPYDIEVLMIYMANMAWNSSQNIPYILEALTAKDASGNYIIPKIITIDAFYSEMVAYSDLVLPDATYLEQWFALSLLDRPPSVASGPVDAIRQPIVEPQDLKGEKLDVLPWGEVMVRLGTKLGLPGFLNEDGTPKYKDWKDFLINWQPQPGVGALAGWRGKNGDKHFVGEPNPNQLEMYAKNKGFFYYPLPEHMRYYRHVNKDYLEWAKSVKFVKRTDPIIMNFYVETLQKFRLAGQGLWEGENQPPNDPAIRERLVRYFDPLPFWYPPFEEEVSGKDYPLYAFTKRPQWMYHSWDSQNAWLRQISTRNYLYMNPKTAKKLGIKHLDWVWVESRIGRVKCQVFLTECTEPNSVWTWNAIGKMIGAWGLKPEAEEGHQGFLLNHVIPHSIKMNGKEFYYGDPITGHLAWFDTKVRVYKAEDQTPETYPEFKVEPLPYIKERWVDVLRYKP, encoded by the coding sequence TTGCTTATAAGACCCATAAGTTTCGCTTATAATCCCTTAAGAAAGTGTGACTGTAAATGGAAAAGTTTAAGACTTATTCTAAATGGAAGTACAGGAGGGTTAAAAATGGAAATAGGCGGTAGTTTTTACGAAAGGAAGTATTACAGCACCTGTTATATGTGTGCGTGCAGGTGCGGTATAGAAGTTTACGTCAGAAACGGAAAAGTTACATACATAAAAGGAAACGACGACCACCCGCTTAACAAAGGAGTTCTCTGTGCTAAGGGTTCTTCCGGAATAATGAAGGAATACTCCCCCGCAAGATTGAGAAAACCCCTCTTAAGAGTAGGACCGAGAGGTTCAGGACAGTTTAAAGAAATAGAGTGGGACGAAGCTTTAGAGATTGCAGCAAAGTGGATTAAGGAAGCGGCTCAGAAAAACCCCTCAAAGGTCGCTTTCTTCACCGGAAGGGACCAGATGCAGGCCATAAACGGCTGGTTTGCAGGACAGATAGGAACGCTGAACTGGGCAGCTCACGGAGGATTTTGTTCTGTAAACGTTGCAGCAGCAGGACTGATGTCAGTAGGATACTCCTTCTGGGAGTTCGGGGACCCGGACTTTGAGCACACCAAGTACTTCATGATGATTGGTGTTGCGGAAGACCATGCTTCTAATCCCTTTAAGCTCGGAATTCAGGAATTAAAGAGAAGAGGCGGAAAGTTCGTATTCGTAAATCCTGTAAGGTGGAGTTACGGGGCGATAGCAGACGAGTGGGTTCCCATAAAGCCCGGAACGGACGGAGCCTTTATCTTAGGCCTCGCACACGTTCTATTTAAGTACAACCTGATAGATTGGGAATTCTTGAAAGAGTTCACGAACGCCCCCTGGCTCGTAATTCAAGCACCTGGAACACCCAAGGACGGACTCTTCTACAGGAATGAAGAAGGAAAGCCCATGGTATTTGACAAAAAGTCCAACTCCTTCAAACCCGCAGACAGGATAGTTCCCGAGGACCTTGATCCCGCGTTTATAGGAGAATTTGAAACGCCAGAAGGATACAAGGTAAGACCCGCCTTTGATATCTTCGCAGAAAGAATTGTTAAGGACTATACGCCCGAAAAAGTTGAAAAGATTACAGGAATTCCTGCGGAAACGATAGAGAGAATAGCAAAGGAACTCGGTGTTACGGCTCTTTACAACCCCATAGAACTCCCGATAGAGTGGACAGACGTCTGGGGCAGAAAGCACAAGAAGATGGTGGGAAGACCAGTTTCCTTCCACATAATGAGGGGAATAGCTTCCCACACAAACGGATACCAGACCGCAAGGGCTGTATTTGTCCTTATGATGCTCCTAGGTTGCATAGACAGACCCGGCGGACACCTCGCAAAACCACCCTATCCCAAACACATAGAAGACCTACCCAAACCCAAGAAGATAAAATCCCTTGATGAACTTGAATTTGGAAAACCTTACGGACCTCACCTCGGAATACCACAAAGCCCTGACGACCTCCTCGTGGACGAGAAAGGAAATCCCTTAAGAATAGACAGGGCTTACAGCTGGGAGTTTCCGATAGCGGCTCACGGTTGCATACAGAACGTAATCCCCGCGGCATACCAGAAGGATCCCTACGACATAGAAGTTCTTATGATTTACATGGCTAACATGGCTTGGAACTCCTCCCAGAACATTCCCTACATACTGGAGGCCCTTACCGCAAAAGATGCCAGCGGAAACTACATAATCCCAAAGATAATCACGATAGACGCTTTCTACAGTGAAATGGTTGCATACTCCGATTTAGTTCTACCCGACGCCACCTACTTAGAACAGTGGTTCGCACTCTCACTTCTGGACAGACCGCCTTCCGTGGCATCGGGACCCGTTGACGCCATAAGACAACCCATAGTGGAACCGCAGGACCTCAAAGGTGAAAAACTGGACGTGCTCCCGTGGGGAGAGGTAATGGTAAGACTGGGAACGAAGCTGGGACTTCCGGGATTCTTAAATGAGGACGGAACACCTAAGTACAAAGATTGGAAAGACTTCCTCATAAACTGGCAACCTCAACCCGGAGTGGGAGCACTTGCGGGATGGAGAGGAAAGAATGGCGATAAACACTTCGTAGGTGAACCCAATCCCAACCAGCTTGAGATGTACGCAAAGAATAAAGGATTCTTCTACTACCCACTTCCCGAACACATGAGGTATTACAGGCACGTTAACAAGGATTATCTTGAGTGGGCAAAGAGCGTGAAGTTCGTAAAGAGAACGGACCCGATAATAATGAACTTCTACGTGGAAACACTACAAAAGTTTAGACTCGCGGGTCAGGGGCTCTGGGAAGGGGAAAATCAACCTCCCAACGACCCGGCAATCAGGGAGAGGCTCGTAAGGTACTTTGACCCGCTACCCTTCTGGTACCCGCCCTTTGAAGAAGAAGTCAGCGGAAAAGATTATCCCCTCTACGCCTTTACAAAGAGACCCCAGTGGATGTATCACTCCTGGGACTCTCAAAACGCATGGCTCAGGCAGATATCAACGAGAAACTATCTTTACATGAATCCAAAAACCGCTAAAAAGCTCGGAATAAAGCACCTTGACTGGGTATGGGTAGAGTCGAGAATAGGAAGGGTTAAGTGTCAGGTATTCCTTACCGAGTGCACGGAGCCCAATTCCGTATGGACCTGGAACGCCATAGGTAAGATGATAGGAGCCTGGGGATTAAAACCCGAAGCGGAAGAAGGACATCAGGGATTCCTTCTAAACCACGTAATTCCCCACTCCATAAAGATGAACGGAAAAGAGTTCTACTACGGAGACCCGATAACCGGACACCTTGCCTGGTTTGACACGAAAGTCAGAGTTTACAAAGCAGAAGATCAAACACCCGAAACTTATCCCGAGTTTAAAGTAGAGCCTCTGCCTTACATAAAGGAGAGGTGGGTTGACGTTCTCAGGTATAAACCTTAA
- the sreC gene encoding sulfur reductase subunit SreC, with protein MHPPISLIFFFLTAGTSIGLFIFTYFIEFLTLFGKGQGLPKEVVLVSGVISLILIGAGAIGASFHLGHKLRAWKAIKRFNTSWLSREAVFSGAYGFTLLIYLVLKYFEVSPFLEHTFGIITWILGILSGFSTAMIYASNKFVLEWNTGITVIYYLLMYLMLGSSAFTIISYFYNLPYTGTFLFLTFLFVLLGLGFRIAFNVRQFYIKRPTLNEALNLPHNRSIRVIDKSSTTDNYCTTEFYYAKGKQMLPTFIPLAYLFTFVIPLFLLIYIYVTDVVNLPLLVLIYLSILAGSAIERWCFFVEGNHVQNLFYGLYPEEGYKLRKGYMERKETRISIY; from the coding sequence ATGCACCCGCCGATTTCCTTGATATTCTTTTTCCTCACGGCCGGAACTTCAATAGGTCTTTTCATTTTCACTTACTTCATTGAGTTTTTAACCCTCTTCGGAAAAGGGCAGGGACTTCCCAAAGAAGTAGTTTTAGTTTCTGGAGTGATTAGCTTAATCCTCATAGGTGCGGGAGCGATAGGAGCCTCCTTCCACCTTGGACACAAACTGAGAGCCTGGAAGGCAATAAAGCGTTTCAACACCTCTTGGCTTTCCAGAGAAGCGGTATTTAGCGGAGCTTACGGATTTACTCTCCTCATTTACTTGGTACTCAAATACTTTGAAGTTTCCCCCTTCCTCGAACACACCTTCGGGATAATTACGTGGATTTTAGGTATCTTGAGCGGTTTTTCCACAGCTATGATTTACGCTTCCAACAAGTTTGTCCTTGAGTGGAACACGGGAATAACGGTCATTTACTACCTCCTCATGTACTTAATGCTGGGCTCTTCAGCCTTTACGATAATCTCTTACTTCTACAACCTTCCCTACACAGGAACTTTCTTATTCCTGACGTTCCTGTTCGTACTCCTCGGACTCGGGTTCAGGATAGCCTTTAACGTAAGGCAGTTTTACATAAAGAGACCCACCCTCAACGAAGCACTCAACCTTCCCCACAACAGATCCATAAGGGTTATAGACAAGAGCTCCACCACAGACAACTACTGTACCACCGAGTTTTATTACGCAAAAGGAAAGCAAATGCTTCCCACGTTCATACCTCTGGCTTATCTCTTTACCTTCGTAATTCCGCTCTTCCTCCTCATATACATCTACGTTACGGACGTAGTTAACCTGCCACTTCTGGTTCTGATATACCTATCTATCCTTGCGGGAAGTGCCATTGAAAGGTGGTGCTTCTTCGTTGAAGGGAACCACGTCCAGAACCTCTTCTACGGTCTTTACCCCGAAGAGGGCTACAAGCTCAGAAAGGGTTACATGGAAAGAAAAGAAACGAGAATCTCCATTTACTGA
- a CDS encoding zinc ribbon domain-containing protein, which yields MTKEEAKLLVKIQEIDLETERVNHRLKKIEEEVKKLKEELEALLKEKETLLKRKEELENLKKQLQEEVKEAEEKLKVTEEKLMKVTRDVEYKALLREKSKLEDKILKKSYEIDQIEEELEKITKEIEEKVPRIERQVKEIEEELKDLELEESIAHRKIHEYVQKREEVKREIPEHLLKFYEENKKHFEGLVIVPTEDEACAGCGIKIPSVLLSKMIKEDSIEQCPSCGRFVYYKL from the coding sequence ATGACAAAAGAAGAAGCAAAACTCCTCGTAAAAATTCAAGAAATAGACTTAGAAACCGAAAGGGTCAACCACAGACTTAAAAAGATAGAAGAAGAAGTAAAGAAATTAAAAGAGGAGCTAGAAGCCCTATTAAAGGAAAAAGAAACGCTACTCAAGAGAAAGGAAGAACTGGAGAATTTAAAAAAACAACTTCAGGAAGAAGTAAAAGAAGCGGAAGAAAAATTAAAAGTAACCGAAGAAAAATTAATGAAGGTTACTAGGGACGTGGAGTATAAGGCACTCCTCAGGGAAAAATCAAAACTTGAAGACAAGATACTAAAAAAATCCTACGAGATAGACCAAATAGAAGAAGAACTGGAAAAGATTACGAAAGAAATAGAGGAAAAAGTCCCGAGAATAGAGAGACAAGTAAAGGAAATTGAAGAAGAACTAAAAGATTTGGAATTGGAAGAGAGCATAGCCCACAGAAAAATACACGAGTACGTTCAAAAAAGGGAAGAAGTGAAAAGGGAAATTCCAGAGCACCTTCTTAAATTCTACGAGGAGAACAAAAAACACTTTGAGGGCTTGGTTATAGTCCCAACGGAAGATGAAGCCTGTGCGGGTTGCGGGATAAAGATACCGAGTGTATTACTCTCAAAGATGATAAAGGAGGATTCCATAGAGCAGTGTCCCTCCTGTGGCAGGTTCGTTTACTACAAGCTCTAA
- the sreB gene encoding sulfur reductase subunit SreB, protein MPQYALVIDLNTCVGCHACATNCKEWNTQAAFGPLSDYDPYGREASGVWYNRIFTYETGEFPETQVFHLPKSCLHCQDAPCVPVCPTGASYKREQDGIVLVNYDDCIGCKLCSWACPYGCREFDEADKVMKKCTLCIDRIYDETLPPEHRQPACVLTCPARARFFGDIEDPNSEVYKLIKERNGFVLFPDMGTNPANHYLPRQETRINLEEFEKHILKPDNPLFLEVMRRHHTSSKAQAQETPQEEVTHSEELP, encoded by the coding sequence ATGCCTCAGTACGCGCTCGTTATAGATTTGAACACCTGTGTTGGTTGTCACGCCTGTGCGACGAATTGCAAAGAGTGGAACACTCAGGCGGCTTTCGGGCCCTTATCCGATTACGACCCCTACGGAAGGGAAGCTTCAGGAGTCTGGTACAACAGGATATTCACTTACGAAACGGGAGAGTTCCCCGAAACGCAGGTCTTTCACCTTCCAAAATCATGTCTCCACTGTCAGGACGCTCCCTGCGTTCCCGTTTGCCCTACGGGAGCAAGCTACAAAAGGGAACAGGACGGAATAGTTCTCGTGAACTACGACGACTGTATAGGTTGTAAGCTATGTTCCTGGGCATGTCCTTACGGTTGCAGGGAGTTTGACGAGGCGGACAAGGTAATGAAGAAGTGTACCCTCTGTATAGACAGGATTTACGACGAGACACTTCCTCCCGAACACAGACAGCCCGCGTGCGTTCTCACTTGTCCCGCGAGGGCGAGGTTCTTCGGAGACATAGAAGACCCAAACAGCGAGGTTTACAAACTCATTAAGGAAAGAAACGGATTTGTCCTCTTCCCCGATATGGGAACGAACCCGGCAAACCACTACCTCCCGAGACAGGAAACGAGGATAAACCTTGAAGAGTTTGAAAAGCACATACTAAAGCCCGACAACCCGCTCTTCCTGGAAGTTATGAGGAGACACCACACCTCTTCAAAGGCTCAAGCACAGGAAACACCTCAAGAGGAAGTAACACATTCTGAAGAATTACCATAA
- the mnmA gene encoding tRNA 2-thiouridine(34) synthase MnmA, producing MRVAVGMSGGVDSSVTALLLKEQGHDVIRVTLRFHTVEACEVNETHNVCCSPKDVQDASRVAKRLGIPHLVFSWEEIFKSKVIDYFVEEYKRGRTPNPCALCNREVKTGFFARYLKQVADIDKLATGHYAKIEEDKKYGLVIKRPKDRKRDQTYFLSLVRREDLELLTFPLGAYTKEEVREIAKRYGLEVAQKRDSQEVCFLMGKSPGEYLEGILGKQRGLIKHVSGKVLGEHEGVYRYTIGQRRGLGISYGKPVYVIDIDAKTNTLIVGEEEYLYNDKLLVKEINFHVPLEKWENVSAQIRYRHKPVPVERIEKTEEGFLVKFKEDVRGITPGQVVAFYDGDVLLGGGIIEESVK from the coding sequence ATGAGAGTAGCGGTGGGAATGAGCGGTGGCGTTGACAGCAGCGTCACCGCACTCCTTCTTAAAGAACAGGGACACGACGTAATACGAGTTACTTTGCGCTTTCACACGGTGGAAGCCTGCGAGGTGAACGAAACGCACAACGTCTGTTGCTCTCCAAAGGACGTTCAGGATGCAAGCAGGGTGGCAAAAAGACTCGGTATTCCACACCTTGTATTTTCATGGGAGGAAATATTTAAAAGTAAAGTAATAGATTACTTCGTTGAGGAGTACAAAAGAGGAAGAACGCCAAACCCCTGTGCCCTTTGCAACAGAGAGGTAAAAACGGGTTTCTTTGCACGGTACCTAAAACAAGTTGCGGATATAGACAAACTCGCAACAGGACACTACGCAAAAATAGAGGAAGATAAGAAGTACGGCCTTGTGATAAAAAGGCCAAAGGACAGGAAAAGGGATCAAACTTACTTTTTGTCTCTCGTCAGAAGGGAGGACTTGGAACTCCTCACTTTTCCCCTCGGTGCGTACACAAAAGAGGAAGTAAGGGAGATAGCGAAAAGGTACGGACTCGAAGTAGCTCAAAAGAGGGATTCTCAGGAAGTGTGCTTCTTGATGGGAAAGAGTCCGGGAGAGTACCTTGAAGGGATTTTGGGAAAACAGAGGGGACTTATTAAGCACGTTTCGGGAAAAGTTCTCGGTGAGCATGAGGGCGTTTACCGCTACACGATAGGACAGAGAAGGGGACTCGGCATATCTTACGGAAAACCTGTTTACGTGATAGACATAGACGCGAAAACTAATACGCTGATAGTAGGAGAAGAAGAATACCTTTACAACGACAAACTCCTCGTTAAGGAGATAAACTTCCACGTTCCCTTGGAAAAGTGGGAAAACGTATCCGCTCAAATCAGGTACAGACATAAACCTGTTCCCGTGGAGAGGATAGAAAAAACTGAAGAAGGGTTCCTCGTTAAGTTCAAGGAGGATGTTCGAGGAATTACACCGGGACAGGTGGTAGCCTTTTACGACGGAGACGTGCTTTTGGGCGGAGGGATAATTGAAGAAAGCGTAAAGTGA
- a CDS encoding PHP domain-containing protein — protein sequence MEEWLLCDFHIHTEMSDGSLSLRDVVDLYGSHGFDVIAITDHVFDPTYLSKLRERGTKVPSVTEENFKDYMKVLKEEQKRAWNEYRMLLIPGFEVTNNTDLYHIVVLDVYEYIDPSLSVEEILKIVRENDGISIAAHPEKKNTDREHLSKHLYENMDYYKELFDAWEIANQYDLQNTVGLKGCRFVANSDFHHIKHFFAWRTLLKTEKDPEAIKEAIKKNEEVAILFFKPGMNIKKVKFEAHALAHV from the coding sequence ATGGAAGAGTGGCTCCTTTGTGACTTTCACATACACACCGAAATGAGCGATGGAAGCTTGTCTTTAAGAGACGTTGTGGATCTTTACGGAAGCCACGGATTTGACGTAATAGCGATAACGGATCACGTCTTTGATCCTACATATCTTAGCAAGCTCCGTGAAAGGGGAACAAAAGTACCTTCGGTTACAGAGGAAAACTTTAAGGATTATATGAAAGTCTTAAAGGAAGAACAAAAAAGGGCATGGAACGAGTACAGGATGCTCCTAATTCCGGGTTTTGAAGTCACGAACAACACGGATCTGTACCACATAGTAGTTTTAGACGTTTACGAGTACATAGATCCTTCCTTAAGCGTAGAAGAGATACTGAAGATTGTAAGGGAAAACGACGGAATAAGTATAGCTGCCCATCCCGAGAAGAAGAACACGGACAGGGAGCACTTATCGAAGCACCTTTACGAGAATATGGATTACTACAAGGAGCTTTTTGACGCTTGGGAAATAGCGAACCAGTACGACCTACAAAACACCGTAGGACTTAAGGGATGCAGGTTCGTGGCTAATTCGGACTTCCATCACATAAAGCACTTCTTCGCCTGGAGGACACTCCTGAAAACGGAAAAAGATCCGGAAGCGATAAAAGAAGCAATAAAGAAAAACGAGGAGGTTGCGATACTCTTCTTTAAACCTGGTATGAACATCAAAAAGGTAAAGTTTGAGGCACACGCACTGGCACACGTTTAA
- a CDS encoding MFS transporter encodes MLTKEEKKVVSGITFVVVARFLGLFLLLPVLAPYVKNLPGSTPLLTGLAVGIYGLTQALLQIPFGYLSDKYSRKGVISFGLLVYALGSFLGGIAQNIWMMLFARFLQGAGAISSAAIALAADLIREEVRTVTFAHIGAAIGMSFAFSIVAAPFLAGHFGVPFIFFLTGGLSLLALLYLWIFIKEPQRHEKEIEPFLKLLPQILRDKNQMAVDLSIGILHLFLVSIFTVIPVELIERFNFPKPEHWKIYLPVIIISLAIMVPAIIAAERKGKMKPVFLAGIAFVALGFASHLILQDFWGAVLLLLFFFIGFHLMEPILPSMLTKFAGPERRGIAVGVYNTVQFSGAFIGGFLGGLFLKLGAVYMLLTNLLLSLVWLLGIGIWIKNVEIKKRST; translated from the coding sequence ATGCTTACTAAGGAAGAAAAAAAGGTAGTTAGCGGAATAACCTTCGTCGTAGTTGCCCGCTTTCTCGGGCTCTTTTTACTGCTACCCGTTCTCGCACCTTACGTTAAGAACCTTCCCGGAAGCACTCCACTCCTGACAGGTCTGGCGGTGGGCATATACGGTCTGACTCAGGCTCTCCTTCAGATTCCCTTCGGATACCTCTCGGACAAGTACTCAAGGAAAGGAGTTATATCCTTCGGACTCCTTGTGTACGCTCTCGGGAGTTTTCTCGGAGGGATAGCTCAAAACATATGGATGATGCTCTTTGCCCGTTTCTTACAGGGGGCAGGAGCTATATCTTCCGCTGCGATAGCTCTGGCTGCAGATCTCATAAGGGAAGAAGTAAGAACCGTAACCTTTGCTCATATAGGTGCAGCCATAGGTATGTCCTTTGCCTTCAGTATCGTGGCGGCTCCTTTCCTGGCGGGACACTTCGGAGTTCCCTTCATCTTCTTCCTGACGGGAGGACTTTCACTATTAGCTTTACTTTACCTCTGGATCTTCATAAAAGAACCCCAACGGCACGAGAAGGAAATTGAGCCCTTCTTAAAGCTTCTTCCCCAAATACTCAGAGATAAAAATCAAATGGCTGTGGACCTATCAATAGGGATTTTGCACCTCTTTCTTGTGTCCATATTCACAGTAATTCCCGTAGAACTCATAGAAAGGTTTAACTTTCCGAAGCCCGAGCACTGGAAGATATACCTTCCCGTGATAATTATCTCCCTCGCCATAATGGTTCCCGCGATAATAGCTGCGGAGAGAAAAGGAAAAATGAAGCCTGTATTTCTGGCGGGTATCGCCTTTGTAGCCCTCGGATTTGCATCTCACCTGATCCTCCAGGACTTCTGGGGAGCTGTGCTTTTACTTCTCTTTTTCTTCATAGGGTTTCACCTGATGGAACCTATCCTTCCCTCTATGCTTACCAAGTTTGCGGGACCTGAGAGGAGAGGGATAGCTGTAGGTGTTTACAACACCGTGCAGTTCAGCGGAGCGTTTATAGGGGGATTTCTCGGAGGACTTTTCTTAAAACTCGGAGCTGTTTACATGCTCTTAACTAACCTGTTACTTTCCCTTGTATGGCTTCTCGGTATAGGAATCTGGATTAAAAACGTTGAAATAAAAAAGAGAAGCACTTGA